The sequence below is a genomic window from Coffea arabica cultivar ET-39 chromosome 4c, Coffea Arabica ET-39 HiFi, whole genome shotgun sequence.
atttttaaattgatATCAATGGATAAATTGAGTCAACTCACTAtccataaattaaataaatttaattGAATATTCATTTAGTTTCATTTAAAATCAATGTCCCGATTATTAGTGTATGGACTCGGACAGATCAACCTAACTGGGGTTGTCAACTCCAGAAAAAGACACATCCTCCTCCTCCGGTCGCCTACTATGTCGACCGTGAAACCTCATCCTCGCCCTCTCTCAGTGCAGTTTGGCTGCTTGCTAAGCCATGTTGTCCTTGACACATGGCTTAGACTAACTCTATTCTAACAACTGGAGTTAACAAGCTGACACCCAGGGGAGATAAAGCATGGCATTTcccatgcaaaaaaaaaaaaaagagaaatctgAATCTTTTTAATGTAAGATCAGAATAGGATGGGGGCATAAAATACGTAAATAGGACCCGTCAAAGTGGAAATGTAGACAGAAACAACAATTTGTGATAGCATCATTACTATGCACAAGGTGTCCTATGACATTAATAAATACTAAGGGATAATATTAGAAACCTCTCTTGAGGcttctaatatcacttaatacttctcaagttttaaaaataatcaCTTACCTGTCCTAGTAATTGCAAAGAACTATATTAATTCTTGTTTGATACATAAttcatatttcaaataaattgagctcaaaaactaaaaaaaagaaagaaacaaaagtcacTTTGTTCTCTTTCTCCGACAATCTCTCTTATTCATTTTTATGGATGATTgtgtgattttttatttttaaattataggGGATTGAAGTACGTTtatcttttgaacttttatGATTGTGATAGATTAAAATAtgatttgtttgtttattttgagttgatttttatttaattagtaCAACTTAAAGGTTTGGGCGATTAGTTGAGATGAagttgagaaaaaatataatatttatatcgATTTTGAACTTATAGAGTTAAATTGGAGCTTGTATATTTATTTACAaatatctttttttatttttcaaatttatatttttatggtcAATAGATTTGTGATGTTGAGGTACTACTAGCGATTTTTTTGTGGTGATTTTTCTTGGAGTAAACAAAGTGGtttaggaatttttttttatttagcaaAATATGCAAAAGAGTAATTTAgggttttttaattttattacataaataacaaaagtaaAGGAAGTAAGCGATATTTTTAATACTTCAGAGGTGCTACATGATATTAAGAGGAATCTCAAGGGTGGTTTTTGATATTATCCCACAATACAAACAAATGATAAAAGATTAGTAAGCTTGTAATGGGCCTTTGGTCCTCCAATGtaccagaaaaagaaagaagaaaaatgcaaacaaatgataaaatatCTCTAGGAGAGCACAACATGTTCTCATTTCAAAGATATCGTTGTGTAAGTTTCCAGGGATTGCTATGACATTGGCACGAACTTAGAAGTTAGAACCAATAACATTATTAATTACACAAAATAATCGCAACTTGCGCCAATAGCTATAAATCCAAAATACTGATCAACTTAACCAAGTTAACTTTGTCAGTAAAAAGTTCTATGATCAGAATTAGGGTTGTAAATGAATCCAACCGCTCGCAAGCAGCTCGAGTCGAGTCCAAACTTGACTCGAACTTGGTCAATATCGAGTTCGTGTCGAGCTGATCAAGTCGAACTCAAGTTCAAAGATATTCAACTTATTAGCTCGCAAGCCGGTTagattatacatatatatatatatatattaaagtaaaattacatataaatCTATAATATTTAactatttgttaaaaaatattattttactcattttttaaaaataaaataataatttttattttttaacctcaattcgagtcgagctcgagtttgaccaTTACATTTTGAGCCCGTCGAGTTCGAGTTTCTTAAATTAAGTTGGAGTTCGAGTTGATTAGACTAAaattcgattcgtttgcacGTCTAATTTGAAGGCATATTACAATAATAAACGGATAGCAAGAAGCAACTACAAGAATTATGTATGATCTCAACCCCTTTAGAACTAACTCCACTTTGCACCCTAAACTTATATCACTCTTCTACTTTGCATCTTAAACTTTAATTATGAACGCTTTACACTCTAaggatgcgtttgataaaactgaaatctaaaaactaaagtctgaaatctgaaatttaaaatctggattcattaaattattgaattgttaagtattaaatctaatacatttgagtgcatattaTATTCAGTAATAAGTAAATAGCTTATTACTTAATTTTGAgagcaagttttgcctaaaaaatttagtgccacttaattaatttagatgtccaatttttggttatcaaattgtttaaatatgttaagatctgattCTATTAactttaagtgttgaattgagttatcaaacaaAACCTAAATACTCAAGTTTGTCACATTTAAATCTAATTAATGATAATTTTAGCAAAATTAATAATGGTCAAAAACAGCTAAGTGCTTGCCGTTAGAACAAAACTTAattattgattgcatttaaaTGGGACAAATTTGAgagtagaaaataaaaaatgtccAAAATTGAGAGTTTAAAGTGCAGAATGTCAAAAATTAAAGTTTAGAATGTAGAATAAGAAAGTGATATAAGTTTAGAAGTATAAAATGGAGTTAGTCGTCACATTACATGGCAAATGCTTTGCAAAGAGTAGAGAAGGTAAGCTAGGGAATTCCAGAGGAATAAACGTTATATGTCTTGCACAGTGTTGAAAAAGTGCTAGAGAATTCCAGAGGAATAAACATTCAGTTGTTTAATTGCTAATATTTCTCCTATTTTGTTCTCAGTATTGGTACAGATCAAAGGAAAGATCGTTCAGTTACAATTGCATGTCACATGATTCACCAAAATCTTAATAAAATGTTCTAAAACACTTCCGAGTCAATTGGTAATGATTCGAAGTACCTTTTTACACTCTCAGAAATCTCACTGTCGCTTGAATATGAAGAATAAGAAAACATGTAGTGAGACGAAAGTAATATCATGTATGAGAATTAAACTTACTCCTCTAGAGAAAGCGCAAGATAGGACTCAATCGTCATTATACAAAGAATTCAGAGTTTCGGTTTCAATTTATTAAACAAATATAGAAGCGTTGATTAATCAAATATGTTCAACATCCAAACTTAATTAggtttaaaattttcaatttactGCTGCAATGTGACTTGTTAACTGGGTAGAAAAACATTAAAATTGGGATTACAACGTGAGAAAGTAGTATTCTGCAATGTGCATACGTTGCTTCAGTGTTGCGATAACTTTATGATATCAACTACGATTACGAATGACTACAAATTAAACTTGTTACAAGTTAGATAAAGATTAAAGCTATCAAAGCACCACAATGACCGTTCGCATCTATCTTACTATGTCAGATCAGCAAGTCAAACAAAAGGAAAGTTTCacttggaaaaaatgaattCAGAACATCTTCGAATTCCCTTGGGATTCCTCTTGTTCACTGCAGGCAGTAACTGATCTATGTAGTCTTCAGATTATTCTCCTAGAAAACAAATTCGTACAAACAGGTACAGCATAAGTTGAACGCCATTCGTTTCCAGAAAGAACCATAATCACTTGGTTCAACCAGTCAGCTCTTCCATTAAGCCCTGTGACCAGGACACATTATATTGAGACCTTGGGCAAGTTTTTATAAAAAGAGTACCACGACATAAGAGTGAAAATTGCCTGGGAGATGTATTGCTCAGCATCAGTTCTTCTGAGAAAAAGAATTGCATGGCGAGCTAAGTTAGCTGACTGATCACTGAGCAGAACATTTCCAATATCCTCTAGTACCCTCACTTTGATGTAGGGATCTTTTGGCGGGACCATGTCCTGGCATTGGCAGAAAGAAATTTGAGACAATATGCAGTCTTTTTGAAAGAACAAGTTCACATTGCGAACCAGTCACAAATTAATCAAAAGATCTGCAGACTTACGACATGCATCAAATCATACTGAAACATAATTCAATGCAAGACACTTGTTTCTTATCTGCTTCCACGCCCAATccaaaatgaagagaaaataaGATAAAGCAAGATACAAACTTCCTACCAAAGAAGAATGCATAAAGGGACTTACGGAGCTATACCCACTCTTCAGGTACAAGAACAGAAGAGAAATCAATTTCCTAGACTGCAAAATGGCAGCAGGTTGAACTGTTACACCTACAAGCAATAAATCTTTTAACTCCAGTTTGTGAATGCATTCATCTTCATTGTGAAAATGCCATCTTTCAAGACTTTAAGGCTAATTTAGTCATAGTTGCTGGTCAGTGGATAAGCAAAAGAAAATGCCACTAGTGCAGAATTCAGTTGCGTAAAGCTGGCTAAGTTCCTCGTACAATTAGCATGTCACTTGGACAAGTCTCACACGACATCATACAGAATTAGTTAGTTTGTGCAGCAATACAGTCGTTTAACAATTGCTTAAGATCTTGCCATATTCCTCATTCCAATGAGCCGTACAGTTCCTTAAACAGtgaaatttcttaaaaatttaaGGCTATGGAGGAGATAGGTTTTTTACCACAGCAAAATCAAGACGAAGATCATCGTATAGAATTAGTTAGTTCGCGCAGCAATACAGTTATTTAGCAATTGCTTAAGATCTTGCTATATTCTTCACTCCAATAAGCCCCATAGTTCCTTACTCAAGCAGtgaaatttcttcaaaattaaGGCTATAGAGGAGATAGATTCTTACCACACCTAAATCAAGATCAAGTTCTGACATATAAGATTGTAAACTTGCAGCATGGTTCTTGAAATATTCTTTCTCAGAGCCACTGAGCTTCTCTTCTATTTCTTCAGGCAGAACTCTCTCAACAGCCCATCCCAAACTTCGTATAGTTTCTGCTCTATTATACCTATGAAGTTACAGATGCAGATGTTATTAAGCAAGATATGAAACCACACAAAGAGGACTCGGAAAAAGTTTACTGAAATAAACATTGTAAAGCAGATGTAATCTACATACACATAAGCCATCAAACAACGCTTGTTGCGGAGTAGAGAAAGGTGGTGGATGAGTGCCCCCGAGTTGTGAGCTTTTAGCAACGGTTTTTCTGATTCTTCTAATTCCTGGTTATTaagtttctttttctcttcaatCTTCTTTAGCTCTTCAATTTTCCTGCATCATATCAATATGATTAATGTTTTGAATTGGTTGACCACATGCGCCCCTGAGGCACAAGAAGACCAGAGATGCTATATATCAATGATCTATGCACTTGCATCTCATCCATAggtgagagaaagagagagagagatcaaaAGAAACAAGGGGTCAACAGGTGAAGACAACCAAGTaccttctttatttttcttttttttttttttaatgaatataAGTATAGTTCAATTCTACTAAAGCCAGAAATTACGCATAAGCTACTGATTTAATAGTtaaatcaagtttccaaaagtAAGACTTGTTTCAGTTAAGTCATAAGCTACTTTGTGTAAAAACCTAGCCTTTCGACAAGACAAAATGGTCATAAAAGAGAATCTTAGAAGCTTTTCAAGCATTTGCTTTTCTAGTTAGAGACTGTCTTGGGGCTAATGTGGGATCCGCCCAACGGCCTACTGGTTTAGGTAAATATCTAGTGCGTTCGCCAATGGAGAAGTCATTTTTGAAGGAGAAACCATGCGTTTTTGGGACCTGTATGCTTCCTGgtataaaaaggaaataaaaacacaaaggGAAGAAGGAAACAATAATGGAATCGGATGATGAAGCCTGCAGTGTATCTGCTTGGAAAAAATTCAATCTGTCACACCATTAAACATGAgccatgattttcatcaaaataagGACATTATATTACATTGAACATCAAATCAAGTGGATTGAAGTAATTCCTTTGGTCTTAAATTGCTTGAAAACTATCTCACttcactttttttcctttttcttttcctttttttggggGTTAAATTATGAAGAAAGGAAGAGTTGTCGGGCACTcatgaaaaatggatttttttagTACAATTACCATAAAAACCAACCagcaatgcaaaaaaaaaaaaaaaaaaaagattatcaGCAAAATGATGCTTTCTTCTCTCTATTTCCTTGGTGAATGTCTATCTATTGGTTAGAGGGTCAAAAACAagatttgaagatgaagaaagaaaggaaggacATCTAAAAGAGGCTGCAGTGCATGACTCACATTCAACAAGAAACTTACCTTATCAATAAGCCAAGGTGATGGAGGTGGCCTGTACATTCATTGATTACTTGGGCAAATAGGTCATTCTGCGTGGAGAAAATATCAGCAACAAAAGGTGGACAAAACTCAATCAGCCAAGGTCTTGGATAAATACTTAAACTGGGAAGATAAGAAACAAGTTTAAAGTTTCAAATTGAATACCCAACAGATCAACACTGATGAGAATAAGCAAAGACATACAAAATTATTTGATGGAACAAGAGCCAAACAAGATTAGAGCAACAACAACCTACAAATCTATGAGTTGCATATTCTGTGACACAATAAATGAGAGGCAAAAGCAAAGTAAGTCAATGATTATGCAGGCTTCACATCAGAATTCCAAAACTATTTCTTTCTGCTTAAACTATAAAATGAATTCCATTTGTGCATCAGTTCATACCGAAATTATGGTCCCACGAAAATCTGTCTGTGGATTTGTATTTTGAACTCTCAAATATATCACCAGCATTTGAAAGTTAATTATCCTTATTCTACTATTTCAGGGACCTGATATGCTTTTCTAGCTAAAGCAAGTAACAGAACAGTGGTGACAATTTCCAGCTCCAAAGACACAACTAAACATCGTTTGGGACACAACCAATTGCCCAATTCTTGTTGTTTCAGTTAGCCTATCTTCAAAAAAGGGCATATAGCTACAATGACCAGGacacaaaccaccaaaaccaatGCATTTCTATGCAGTGAACAATCAATTAAGCCACCCTTCCTTTCGCCCAACATGCCACAGATTGAAGAAATAGTGATGCTTACATTAAAAGCTGAGAGTTGTCCCGGTTCACTGCTCGCAAGTTCTTTGACTAATTCGCTTCCCCTTTTCCCATACATTCCTCAGGAGTCAGGACTGAAAATTAGACGACCCTCTGGTTCAACTGCACCACAtaagcatttcatcaaacaggtCATCCACAAGAATATACTTCTATTTACACAGTTCATAAATAGAATGAAATCTTCTTACCAAATGGCACGACAAATTATACAGCTTCTGTAttatatgcatgaaattgatCTCTAAACCATGTAGATCCATTTCAAAGTCCAATACACAtgtgaaattatcaaaattaaTGCATCCGTACATTTTCGCGCGcaaaatttgaacaaaaaaaaaaaggataattcAAGCTGAAATAATGACAATTGAACCTTACCAAAAGAATTACAGAAATGAGGGGCTAAGCGAGATAAagggagaaaattttgtggtaaTTAGCTGTGTTTGTGATGTAGCACTCGGTTATGGCCGGCTGAGCGACGCTTTGGCAGGAAATTTTTGACGAGCTTTCAGCTTTAGATCTATTTGAGAATGCAAAAATAACATAAAGGAAATAAATGATACAGGATAGGGGCTAATTTTTCAGAATATtgcccaaaaacaaaagattgtGCTTGGATTGGAGTGTTTTTCAAAGACAAGTTTTTAAAATAAGATGTGAGGTTAATACATTTCAAAAATGCTTTAAAAACATTTAATCCATATAACCTCAAATGCAACTTATAAAAACATCAAAAAAATTTCGTTTGGATTAATTGTTTTTGAatatgtttttgaaaaactttgctgtagcagagtttttagattatattttgggatatttttagaaaatattttggaatatttaagagtagaagagtttttagaatatattttgagatattttttaaaattttaaactaatttttagattatcttttagagtactttttaaaaatttgtattgtatttgaaaaactaatttttgaaaaacactctCATCCAAACAAAGTTATCTGGATAATTTATATGAATCTCAATACGGGTTTCTCTGGTCCTCTCTCTAGTAGAGGCACTTATCTCTCTAAA
It includes:
- the LOC113740013 gene encoding uncharacterized protein isoform X3 — encoded protein: MYGKRGSELVKELASSEPGQLSAFNNDLFAQVINECTGHLHHLGLLIRYNRAETIRSLGWAVERVLPEEIEEKLSGSEKEYFKNHAASLQSYMSELDLDLGVTVQPAAILQSRKLISLLFLYLKSGYSSDMVPPKDPYIKVRVLEDIGNVLLSDQSANLARHAILFLRRTDAEQYISQGLMEELTG
- the LOC113740013 gene encoding uncharacterized protein isoform X1: MYGKRGSELVKELASSEPGQLSAFNNDLFAQVINECTGHLHHLGLLIRKIEELKKIEEKKKLNNQELEESEKPLLKAHNSGALIHHLSLLRNKRCLMAYVYNRAETIRSLGWAVERVLPEEIEEKLSGSEKEYFKNHAASLQSYMSELDLDLGVTVQPAAILQSRKLISLLFLYLKSGYSSDMVPPKDPYIKVRVLEDIGNVLLSDQSANLARHAILFLRRTDAEQYISQGLMEELTG
- the LOC113740013 gene encoding uncharacterized protein isoform X2 — its product is MYGKRGSELVKELASSEPGQLSAFNNDLFAQVINECTGHLHHLGLLIRKIEELKKIEEKKKLNNQELEESEKPLLKAHNSGALIHHLSLLRNKRCLMAYVYNRAETIRSLGWAVERVLPEEIEEKLSGSEKEYFKNHAASLQSYMSELDLDLGVDMVPPKDPYIKVRVLEDIGNVLLSDQSANLARHAILFLRRTDAEQYISQGLMEELTG